In Shinella sp. XGS7, a single genomic region encodes these proteins:
- the lafA gene encoding lateral flagellin LafA, with protein sequence MLSLHTNAASLSTQGSLAKTNKALSTSMTRLGTGFRVNSAMDDAAGLQIATRLNAQTRGMAVAQRNTQNGISMLQTAEGAMDEMTNIVLRMKDLATEGASGTATADDLTAMKAEFDDLALELDNITANTKFGGQALLATGGTLENAAVTFQIGSDKAEKYAFDASTEVKKVATDIATLKGNAFGTATLANTAIDQANNVLKAIGAARSKLGAGANRLDHVFNNLQNMKTNVDQAKGRIMDVDYATESSNMTTKQMLMQASSSMLKQSNGMSGMVMSLLQ encoded by the coding sequence ATGTTGAGCCTGCACACCAACGCCGCTTCCCTCTCGACCCAGGGTTCCCTGGCCAAGACCAACAAGGCCCTGTCCACCTCGATGACCCGTCTGGGCACGGGCTTCCGCGTCAACTCCGCGATGGACGACGCTGCCGGCCTGCAGATCGCCACCCGTCTGAACGCCCAGACCCGCGGCATGGCCGTGGCCCAGCGCAACACCCAGAACGGCATCTCCATGCTCCAGACCGCCGAAGGCGCGATGGACGAGATGACCAATATCGTGCTGCGTATGAAGGACCTGGCCACCGAAGGCGCCAGCGGCACGGCCACGGCCGATGACCTGACCGCCATGAAGGCCGAGTTCGATGATCTGGCCCTGGAGCTGGACAACATCACCGCCAACACCAAGTTCGGCGGCCAGGCCCTGCTGGCGACCGGTGGCACGCTGGAAAACGCCGCCGTGACCTTCCAGATCGGCTCGGACAAGGCCGAGAAGTACGCCTTCGATGCCAGCACCGAAGTCAAGAAGGTGGCCACCGATATCGCCACCCTGAAGGGCAATGCCTTCGGCACCGCTACCCTGGCCAACACCGCCATCGACCAGGCCAACAATGTGCTGAAGGCGATTGGTGCCGCCCGCTCCAAGCTGGGGGCCGGCGCCAACCGTCTGGACCATGTCTTCAACAACCTGCAGAACATGAAGACCAATGTGGACCAGGCCAAAGGTCGCATCATGGACGTGGACTACGCCACCGAGAGCTCGAACATGACCACCAAGCAGATGCTGATGCAGGCTTCATCCTCCATGCTCAAGCAGAGCAATGGCATGTCCGGCATGGTCATGTCCCTGCTGCAGTAA
- a CDS encoding flagellin — protein sequence MLSLHTNAASLSTQGSLAKTNKALSTSMTRLGTGFRVNSAMDDAAGLQIATRLNAQTRGMAVAQRNTQNGISMLQTAEGAMDEMTNIVLRMKDLATEGASGTATTDDLTAMKAEFDDLALELENITTNTKFGGQALLGATGTLGAGTVTFQIGSDKAEKYDFKADTEVKKVSTDVAALKAGTFTTSALANTAIDLANDVLKSIGSARSKLGAGANRLDHVYNNLQNMKTNVDQAKGRIMDVDYATESSNMTTKQMLMQASSSMLKQSNGMSGMVMSLLQ from the coding sequence ATGTTGAGCCTGCACACCAACGCCGCTTCCCTCTCGACCCAGGGTTCCCTGGCCAAGACCAACAAGGCCCTGTCCACCTCGATGACCCGTCTGGGCACGGGCTTCCGCGTCAACTCCGCGATGGACGACGCTGCCGGCCTGCAGATCGCCACCCGTCTGAACGCCCAGACCCGCGGCATGGCCGTGGCCCAGCGCAACACCCAGAACGGCATCTCCATGCTCCAGACCGCCGAAGGCGCGATGGACGAGATGACCAATATCGTGCTGCGTATGAAGGACCTGGCCACCGAAGGCGCCAGCGGCACGGCCACGACCGATGACCTGACCGCCATGAAGGCCGAGTTCGACGACCTGGCCCTGGAACTGGAGAACATCACCACCAACACCAAGTTCGGTGGCCAGGCCCTGCTGGGCGCCACCGGCACCCTGGGTGCGGGCACCGTGACCTTCCAGATCGGCTCGGACAAGGCCGAGAAGTACGACTTCAAGGCCGACACCGAAGTCAAGAAGGTCTCCACCGACGTCGCCGCCCTGAAGGCCGGCACCTTCACCACCAGCGCCCTGGCCAACACGGCCATCGACCTGGCCAACGACGTGCTGAAGTCCATCGGCAGCGCCCGCTCCAAGCTGGGTGCCGGTGCCAACCGGCTGGACCACGTCTACAACAACCTTCAGAACATGAAGACCAATGTGGACCAGGCCAAGGGCCGCATCATGGACGTGGACTACGCGACCGAGAGCTCGAACATGACCACCAAGCAGATGCTGATGCAGGCTTCGTCTTCGATGCTCAAGCAGAGCAACGGTATGTCCGGCATGGTCATGTCCCTGCTGCAGTAA
- a CDS encoding DegQ family serine endoprotease: MPLAPDFAQITARNGPAVVNISVTGSVKTSRRGAQAMPDIDPDDPFYQFFRRFQIPGQPGGERSMPVRGQGSGFIVSEDGVILTNAHVVRDAQEVMVKLTDRREFPAKVLGSDPKTDVAVLKIEARNLPTLKLGSTQDLRVGEWVLAIGSPFGFENSVSAGVVSAKGRALPDDSFVPFIQTDVAVNPGNSGGPLFNARGEVVGINSQIYSQSGGYQGISFAIPIEVAKRVQQQIQQGGRAQHARLGVVIQDVNQAFADSFKLERPAGALVSSVEPGGPAAKAGLKAGDVILKFNDQPIIASSDLPAQLGQATPGEKARLEVWRQGQRESLSATLGDASEKRQAKADADAQAPAGKLGLALRPLQPGELGELREGLVVEDVGGAAERAGVQPGDVLLAVNGTKVSSVEQVRSVVAKSEKSVALLVQRGGQQIFVPVRIG; this comes from the coding sequence ATGCCCCTGGCCCCCGACTTCGCCCAGATCACGGCCCGCAACGGCCCGGCGGTGGTGAACATCAGCGTGACCGGCAGCGTCAAGACCTCGCGCCGCGGCGCCCAGGCCATGCCGGACATCGATCCGGATGATCCCTTCTACCAGTTCTTCCGGCGTTTCCAGATCCCGGGCCAGCCCGGCGGTGAGCGTTCCATGCCGGTGCGCGGCCAGGGCTCGGGCTTCATCGTCAGCGAGGACGGCGTGATCCTGACCAATGCCCATGTGGTGCGCGACGCCCAGGAGGTCATGGTCAAGCTCACCGACCGGCGCGAGTTCCCGGCCAAGGTGCTGGGCAGCGATCCCAAGACCGATGTGGCCGTGCTCAAGATCGAGGCCCGGAACCTGCCCACGCTCAAGCTGGGCAGCACCCAGGACCTGCGGGTGGGTGAATGGGTGCTGGCCATCGGCTCGCCCTTCGGCTTCGAGAACAGCGTGAGCGCGGGCGTGGTCAGCGCCAAGGGCCGCGCCCTGCCGGATGACAGCTTCGTGCCCTTCATCCAGACCGATGTGGCGGTCAACCCCGGCAACTCGGGCGGTCCGCTCTTCAATGCGCGCGGCGAGGTGGTGGGGATCAATTCCCAGATCTACAGCCAGTCCGGCGGCTACCAGGGCATCTCCTTCGCCATTCCCATCGAGGTGGCCAAGCGGGTGCAGCAGCAGATCCAGCAGGGCGGCCGGGCCCAGCACGCGCGCCTGGGCGTGGTGATCCAGGATGTGAACCAGGCCTTTGCCGATTCCTTCAAGCTGGAGCGTCCGGCCGGTGCCCTGGTCTCCAGCGTGGAGCCGGGTGGACCGGCGGCCAAGGCCGGGCTGAAGGCGGGTGATGTGATCCTGAAGTTCAATGATCAGCCCATCATCGCGTCTAGCGACCTGCCGGCCCAGCTGGGCCAGGCCACGCCCGGCGAGAAGGCGCGGCTGGAAGTCTGGCGCCAGGGCCAGCGCGAGAGCCTGAGCGCCACCCTGGGTGACGCCAGCGAGAAGCGCCAGGCCAAGGCCGACGCCGATGCCCAGGCCCCGGCGGGCAAGCTGGGCCTGGCCCTGCGCCCCCTGCAGCCCGGGGAGCTGGGCGAGCTGCGCGAGGGCCTGGTGGTGGAAGACGTGGGCGGCGCCGCCGAGCGGGCCGGTGTGCAGCCGGGCGATGTGCTGCTGGCGGTGAATGGCACCAAGGTCAGCAGCGTGGAGCAGGTGCGCAGCGTGGTGGCTAAGTCCGAGAAATCGGTGGCCCTGCTGGTGCAGCGCGGCGGCCAGCAGATCTTCGTGCCGGTGCGCATAGGCTGA
- a CDS encoding ATP-binding protein produces the protein MSMAPRDTAPSLRRRLMLFVLGAVCLAALLQGVSAYRTALAEADAIFDYQMQQTALSMSGAVPSPRHVMPEELELIIQGWSLDGLQLFAPPPRARLPQRAVLGFADVIGEDGKAYRVLSMQTGGQVVQVAQELAVRERLASRLAWRTITPIALALPVLLLVVGWVISHSLAPVERVRRQLSQRAAEDLAAVSEQGLPVEIRPMVRELNSLLERVRQAFEAQQHFVADAAHELRSPLTALKLQIEGLQRASDEAARTQARGRLAAGVDRASHLVEQLLLLARQEAGAGPAQTLDLELLLRRCLAEQVGAAQARGIDLGLLRADAVQIRGWPDALAVLLRNLLDNAIKYSPEGGKIDVLLLDEGERVRLRVEDSGPGIPAEERERVFDRFYRSAGAQGQASGSGLGLAIVKTIAERHGAQLLLDRSEALGGLRVDLLVDKT, from the coding sequence ATGAGCATGGCGCCGCGCGACACGGCGCCCTCGCTCAGGCGCCGGCTCATGCTCTTCGTGCTGGGGGCGGTCTGCCTGGCGGCCCTGCTGCAGGGCGTCTCGGCCTACCGCACGGCCCTGGCCGAGGCCGACGCCATCTTTGACTACCAGATGCAGCAGACGGCCCTGTCCATGAGCGGGGCCGTGCCCAGCCCGCGCCATGTGATGCCCGAGGAGCTGGAGCTCATCATCCAGGGCTGGAGCCTGGACGGCCTGCAGCTCTTTGCCCCGCCGCCGCGGGCGCGCCTGCCGCAGCGCGCGGTGCTGGGCTTTGCCGATGTGATCGGTGAAGACGGCAAGGCCTACCGGGTGCTCTCCATGCAGACCGGCGGCCAGGTGGTGCAGGTGGCGCAGGAGCTGGCGGTGCGCGAGCGCCTGGCCAGTCGCCTGGCCTGGCGCACCATCACGCCCATCGCCCTGGCCCTGCCGGTGCTGCTGCTGGTGGTGGGCTGGGTGATCAGCCATTCTCTGGCCCCGGTGGAGCGGGTGCGGCGCCAGCTCTCGCAGCGCGCCGCCGAGGACCTGGCGGCGGTCAGCGAGCAGGGTCTGCCGGTGGAGATCCGGCCCATGGTGCGGGAGCTCAACTCCCTGCTGGAGCGGGTGCGCCAGGCCTTCGAGGCCCAGCAGCATTTCGTGGCCGATGCCGCGCACGAGCTGCGCTCGCCGCTCACCGCGCTCAAGCTGCAGATCGAAGGTCTGCAGCGCGCTTCTGACGAGGCCGCGCGCACCCAGGCCCGCGGCCGCCTGGCTGCCGGGGTGGACCGCGCCAGCCATCTGGTGGAGCAGCTGTTGCTGCTGGCCCGGCAGGAGGCCGGGGCGGGCCCGGCGCAAACCCTGGATCTGGAACTGCTGCTGCGCCGCTGCCTCGCGGAGCAGGTGGGCGCGGCCCAGGCCCGCGGCATCGATCTGGGCCTGCTGCGCGCCGACGCGGTGCAGATCCGCGGCTGGCCCGATGCCCTGGCCGTGCTGCTGCGCAATCTGCTGGACAACGCCATCAAGTACAGCCCCGAGGGCGGCAAGATCGATGTGCTGTTGCTGGACGAGGGCGAGCGCGTGCGCCTGCGCGTGGAGGACAGCGGCCCCGGCATCCCGGCGGAGGAGCGCGAGCGCGTGTTCGACCGCTTCTACCGCAGCGCCGGCGCCCAGGGCCAGGCCAGCGGCAGCGGTCTGGGCCTGGCCATCGTCAAGACCATTGCCGAGCGCCACGGCGCCCAGCTGCTGCTGGATCGCTCCGAGGCCCTGGGCGGCCTGCGTGTGGATCTGCTGGTCGACAAGACCTGA
- a CDS encoding response regulator — translation MRLLLVEDDPMIGEPLLDLLRAEGYAVDWVRDGELADTALQTQNYDLLLLDLGLPKRDGLSVLRTLRGRKQRLPVLIATARDALAQRIEGLDAGADDYVIKPFELDELLARIRAQLRRAQGVAEPVYEHMGVSLNPATHEAAVNGQPVVLTAREWAVLEPLLARPGLVLSRQQLEEKLYSWKDEISSNAVEVYIHGLRKKLGAGLIQNVRGLGYMVPKQ, via the coding sequence ATGCGACTCCTTCTTGTCGAAGACGACCCCATGATCGGTGAGCCCCTGCTGGACCTGCTGCGCGCCGAGGGTTACGCCGTGGACTGGGTGCGCGACGGCGAGTTGGCCGATACCGCGCTGCAGACCCAGAACTACGACCTGCTGCTGCTGGACCTGGGCCTGCCCAAGCGCGACGGGCTCTCGGTGCTGCGCACCCTGCGTGGGCGCAAGCAGCGCCTGCCGGTGCTGATCGCCACCGCGCGCGACGCCCTGGCCCAGCGCATCGAGGGGCTGGACGCGGGCGCGGACGACTATGTGATCAAGCCCTTCGAGCTGGACGAGCTGCTGGCCCGCATCCGCGCCCAGCTGCGCCGGGCGCAGGGCGTGGCCGAACCGGTCTACGAGCATATGGGCGTGAGCCTGAACCCGGCCACGCATGAGGCCGCGGTGAATGGACAGCCCGTGGTGCTCACCGCGCGCGAGTGGGCGGTGCTGGAGCCCCTGCTGGCGCGGCCGGGCCTGGTGCTCTCGCGCCAGCAGCTGGAGGAAAAGCTCTACAGCTGGAAGGACGAGATCAGCAGCAATGCCGTGGAGGTCTATATCCACGGCCTGCGCAAGAAGCTGGGCGCGGGCCTGATCCAGAACGTGCGCGGCCTGGGCTATATGGTGCCCAAGCAATGA
- a CDS encoding LysR family transcriptional regulator, translated as MEALNLLDCFIQSAEAGGFSAAARRLGLTPAAVSKNVARLEARLGLRLFQRSTRSLVLTPGGAQFLRQVAGPYASLQDAFAAAAADEAQPSGVLRLSVGSAFGRGFILPLLGEFLRRYPAIVPDWQFDNRAVDLIADGFDAAIGGGIELPPGVVARELVRTRVVAVASADYMRGRPWPAHPGELAALDGIVRRSASTGRLRSWVLRHAGSGEEASAESPARLILDDPEAMAQAACQHLGVALLPLHFTSQLLAEGRLLRLLPEWSADLGAVSVYYANRKLLPPRTRVFVDFLLAAFREPALRARF; from the coding sequence ATGGAAGCCCTGAATCTGCTGGACTGCTTCATCCAGAGCGCCGAGGCCGGTGGCTTCTCGGCGGCGGCCCGTCGCCTGGGGCTGACGCCGGCGGCGGTGTCCAAGAATGTCGCCAGGCTGGAGGCGCGCCTGGGCTTGCGCCTGTTCCAGCGCAGCACACGCAGCCTGGTGCTCACCCCGGGCGGGGCCCAGTTCCTGCGACAGGTGGCCGGCCCCTATGCCAGCCTGCAGGACGCGTTCGCGGCCGCGGCCGCCGACGAGGCCCAGCCCAGCGGCGTGCTCAGGCTGAGCGTGGGCAGCGCCTTCGGGCGAGGCTTCATCCTGCCCCTGCTGGGCGAGTTCCTGCGCCGCTATCCGGCCATCGTGCCCGACTGGCAGTTCGACAACCGCGCCGTGGACCTGATTGCGGACGGCTTCGACGCGGCCATAGGCGGCGGCATCGAGCTGCCGCCGGGCGTGGTGGCCCGGGAGCTGGTGCGCACCCGGGTGGTGGCGGTGGCCTCCGCCGACTACATGCGCGGCCGGCCCTGGCCCGCCCATCCGGGCGAACTGGCGGCCCTGGACGGCATCGTGCGCCGCTCGGCCAGCACGGGACGGCTGCGCAGCTGGGTGCTGCGCCATGCGGGCAGCGGCGAGGAGGCGTCGGCAGAGAGTCCGGCCCGTCTCATCCTGGATGATCCCGAGGCCATGGCCCAGGCCGCCTGCCAGCATCTGGGCGTGGCCCTGCTGCCCCTGCATTTCACCTCCCAGCTCCTGGCGGAGGGACGGCTGCTGCGCCTGCTGCCCGAGTGGTCTGCCGATCTGGGGGCGGTCTCGGTCTACTACGCCAACCGCAAGCTCCTGCCGCCGCGCACGCGCGTCTTCGTGGACTTCCTGCTGGCGGCTTTCCGTGAGCCCGCCCTCCGGGCCCGCTTCTGA
- a CDS encoding SDR family oxidoreductase has protein sequence MTPTLSNKTAFVTGGARGIGAAIVRRLAREGAAVAFTYQQSAGVAEALAQELNAQGARVLALRADAADAAALGQAIDQAAAALGRIDILVNNAGVLKLGPVDQFSLEDFDQTLAVNVRAVFVAAKVALAHMGRGGRIINIGSINAHRMPFAGGSVYAMSKSALLGLVQGMARDLGPRGITVNNIQPGPTNTDMNPEQSDFAAGMHGLMALPRHAQPEEIAAMVAYVAGPEAGFVTGAHLSIDGGFGA, from the coding sequence ATGACCCCCACCCTCAGCAACAAGACCGCTTTTGTCACCGGCGGCGCCCGTGGCATCGGAGCCGCCATCGTCCGCCGACTGGCGCGCGAGGGCGCCGCCGTGGCCTTCACCTACCAGCAGTCGGCCGGCGTGGCCGAGGCACTGGCTCAGGAACTCAATGCCCAGGGCGCCAGGGTGCTGGCCCTGCGCGCCGACGCCGCGGATGCCGCGGCCCTTGGCCAGGCCATAGACCAGGCGGCCGCCGCCCTCGGCCGCATCGACATCCTGGTCAACAACGCCGGCGTGCTGAAGCTGGGGCCGGTCGACCAGTTCAGTCTGGAGGACTTTGACCAGACCCTGGCGGTCAATGTGCGCGCCGTCTTCGTCGCGGCCAAAGTCGCGCTGGCCCACATGGGCCGGGGCGGCCGCATCATCAATATCGGCAGCATCAATGCGCATCGCATGCCCTTTGCGGGCGGCAGCGTCTACGCCATGAGCAAGTCGGCCCTGCTGGGCCTGGTGCAAGGCATGGCGCGGGACCTGGGGCCGCGCGGCATCACGGTCAACAATATCCAGCCCGGGCCGACCAATACCGATATGAACCCGGAACAGAGCGACTTCGCGGCCGGCATGCACGGCCTGATGGCCCTGCCCCGTCACGCCCAGCCCGAGGAGATTGCCGCGATGGTGGCCTATGTGGCGGGGCCCGAGGCCGGATTCGTCACCGGCGCCCACCTCAGCATCGATGGCGGCTTCGGCGCCTGA
- the gcvT gene encoding glycine cleavage system aminomethyltransferase GcvT, producing the protein MSAAELLKTPLHALHLELGAKMVPFGGYDMPVQYPLGLMGEHKHTRAAAGLFDVSHMGQVRLVGADAAAALETLVPVDIVDLGVFKQRYALFTNEEGGILDDLMVCRRPDDLFVVVNAGCKVQDIAHLQAKIGGRCEVIPMPEQALLALQGPEAVTVLSRLNPAVAQLTFMTGGFFELDGIPTFLTRSGYTGEDGYEISVSADRAVALAEALLSDARVRPVGLGARDSLRLESGLCLYGHDIDAATTPAQGALEWAIQKVRRNGGARAGGFPGAAVIDQQLAEGATRKRVGLLSSERMPVREGAKLVDASGAEVGVVTSGTVGPTVGKPVALAYVAKEHAALGTELFALVRDKRTPMTVSATPFTPNRYYRG; encoded by the coding sequence ATGTCCGCCGCCGAACTTCTCAAGACCCCGCTGCACGCGCTGCACCTCGAACTCGGCGCCAAGATGGTGCCCTTTGGCGGCTACGACATGCCGGTGCAGTACCCCCTGGGGCTGATGGGCGAGCACAAGCACACCCGCGCCGCCGCCGGCCTCTTCGACGTCTCGCACATGGGCCAGGTGCGCCTGGTGGGCGCCGACGCCGCCGCCGCGCTGGAAACCCTGGTGCCGGTGGACATCGTGGACCTGGGCGTGTTCAAGCAGCGCTACGCCCTCTTCACCAATGAGGAAGGCGGCATCCTGGACGACCTGATGGTCTGCCGCCGCCCCGACGACCTCTTCGTGGTGGTCAATGCCGGCTGCAAGGTGCAGGACATCGCCCATCTGCAGGCCAAGATCGGCGGCCGCTGCGAGGTCATCCCCATGCCCGAGCAGGCCCTGCTGGCCCTGCAAGGCCCGGAGGCCGTGACCGTGCTCTCGCGCCTGAACCCGGCCGTGGCCCAGCTCACCTTCATGACCGGCGGCTTCTTCGAGCTGGACGGCATTCCCACCTTCCTGACCCGCTCCGGCTATACCGGCGAGGACGGCTACGAGATTTCGGTTTCCGCCGACCGGGCCGTGGCGCTCGCCGAGGCGCTGCTGTCCGATGCGCGGGTCCGCCCGGTCGGGCTGGGCGCACGCGACAGCCTGCGGCTGGAATCGGGCCTTTGCCTCTACGGCCACGACATCGACGCCGCGACCACGCCGGCGCAAGGCGCGCTCGAATGGGCGATCCAGAAGGTGCGCCGCAATGGCGGCGCGCGCGCCGGCGGCTTTCCCGGCGCCGCGGTGATCGACCAGCAGCTGGCCGAGGGCGCCACCCGCAAGCGCGTGGGCCTGCTCAGCAGCGAGCGCATGCCGGTGCGCGAGGGCGCCAAGCTGGTGGACGCCAGCGGCGCCGAGGTCGGCGTGGTCACCAGCGGCACCGTGGGCCCCACCGTGGGCAAGCCGGTGGCCTTGGCCTATGTGGCCAAGGAGCACGCCGCCCTGGGCACCGAGCTCTTCGCCCTGGTCCGCGACAAGCGCACGCCCATGACCGTGAGCGCCACGCCCTTCACGCCCAACCGTTACTACCGCGGCTGA
- the gcvH gene encoding glycine cleavage system protein GcvH, which translates to MSIKYTPDHEWVQIEADGVVTVGITVHAQDALGDVVFVDLPEVGKSFAAKDVAGVVESVKAAADVYMPVSGEITEVNEELRNDPALANSDPLKAGWFFKVKLANPAELDGLMDATAYDELVKNS; encoded by the coding sequence ATGAGCATCAAGTACACCCCCGACCACGAATGGGTCCAGATCGAAGCCGACGGCGTCGTCACCGTGGGCATCACGGTCCATGCACAGGACGCGCTGGGTGATGTGGTCTTCGTGGACCTGCCCGAGGTGGGCAAGAGCTTTGCCGCCAAGGACGTGGCCGGCGTGGTGGAGTCGGTGAAGGCCGCCGCCGATGTGTACATGCCCGTCAGCGGCGAGATCACCGAGGTCAACGAGGAGCTGCGCAACGACCCCGCCCTGGCCAATAGCGACCCGCTCAAGGCCGGCTGGTTCTTCAAGGTCAAGCTGGCCAACCCGGCCGAGCTGGACGGCCTGATGGACGCCACCGCCTACGACGAGCTGGTCAAGAACAGCTGA
- a CDS encoding L-serine ammonia-lyase: MAVSVFDLFKIGIGPSSSHTVGPMRAARLFGLRLKHEGLLAQTARVQVILYGSLGATGKGHGSDKAVLLGLAGHEPDTVDVEAIPALLDEIRAGALNLIGERALRFDEAKDLVFKRRESLPFHANGMRCLAFDAQGQEIANRVYYSVGGGFVVSDEVAADGSKQKVIAPDATVLPYPFKTGDELLALTREHGISIAEVMRRNERHWRPDAETREGLLKIWRVMQDCVARGLRTEGILPGGFKVKRRAARLYRDLTANPEAALRDPLQVMDWVNLYALAVNEENAAGGRVVTAPTNGAAGIVPAVLHYYSRFVHNAHDEGVVDFLLTAAAVGGIIKHNASISGAEVGCQGEVGSASAMAAAGLAAVMGGSPEQVENAAEIALEHHLGMTCDPIAGLVQVPCIERNAIASVKAINAARMALRGDGTHFVSLDKVIKTMRDTGADMMTKYKETARGGLAVNIVEC, encoded by the coding sequence ATGGCCGTTTCCGTTTTCGACCTGTTCAAGATCGGCATCGGCCCGTCGAGCTCCCACACGGTGGGACCGATGCGCGCGGCGCGTCTCTTCGGCCTGCGGCTCAAGCACGAGGGCCTGCTGGCGCAGACCGCGCGCGTGCAGGTCATCCTCTACGGCAGCCTGGGTGCCACCGGCAAGGGCCATGGCAGCGACAAGGCCGTACTGCTGGGCCTGGCCGGTCATGAGCCCGACACGGTGGACGTGGAGGCCATCCCGGCCCTGCTCGATGAGATTCGCGCCGGTGCGTTGAATCTGATCGGCGAGCGCGCGTTGCGCTTCGACGAGGCCAAGGACCTGGTCTTCAAGCGCCGCGAGTCCCTGCCCTTCCACGCCAACGGCATGCGCTGTCTGGCCTTCGATGCCCAGGGCCAGGAAATCGCCAACCGCGTCTACTACTCGGTGGGCGGCGGCTTTGTGGTCAGCGACGAAGTGGCTGCGGACGGCTCCAAGCAGAAGGTGATCGCGCCCGACGCCACCGTCCTGCCCTACCCCTTCAAGACCGGCGACGAGTTGCTGGCCCTGACCCGCGAACACGGCATCTCCATCGCCGAGGTGATGCGTCGCAACGAGCGCCACTGGCGCCCCGATGCCGAGACCCGCGAGGGCCTGCTCAAGATCTGGCGCGTGATGCAGGACTGCGTGGCCCGCGGCCTGCGCACCGAGGGCATCCTGCCCGGCGGCTTCAAGGTCAAGCGCCGGGCCGCCCGCCTGTACCGCGACCTCACCGCCAACCCCGAGGCCGCGCTGCGCGACCCGCTGCAGGTGATGGACTGGGTGAACCTCTACGCCCTGGCCGTGAACGAGGAAAACGCTGCCGGCGGCCGCGTGGTCACCGCGCCCACCAATGGCGCGGCCGGCATCGTGCCCGCGGTGCTGCACTACTACTCGCGCTTCGTGCACAACGCCCATGACGAGGGCGTGGTCGACTTTTTGCTGACCGCTGCCGCCGTCGGCGGTATCATCAAGCACAATGCCTCGATCTCCGGCGCCGAGGTCGGCTGTCAGGGCGAGGTGGGGTCCGCCTCCGCCATGGCCGCCGCGGGTCTTGCCGCCGTGATGGGCGGGTCGCCGGAACAGGTGGAGAATGCCGCGGAAATCGCGCTGGAGCACCATCTCGGCATGACCTGCGACCCCATTGCCGGCCTCGTGCAGGTGCCCTGCATCGAGCGCAACGCCATCGCCTCGGTCAAGGCCATCAACGCCGCCCGCATGGCCCTGCGCGGCGACGGCACCCACTTCGTGAGCCTGGACAAGGTCATCAAGACCATGCGCGATACCGGCGCCGACATGATGACCAAGTACAAGGAAACCGCGCGCGGCGGCCTGGCGGTGAATATCGTCGAGTGCTGA
- a CDS encoding response regulator transcription factor, giving the protein MNLLLAEDDALLADALCAQMRACGFSVEHAPNGAVAQYLLAKQSFDLVVLDLGLPLVDGLTVLKQLRETNASLPVLILTALDSLDDRVAGLNAGADDYLGKPFDFPELEARMRALLRRSRAQKTSDELGRLSLQRETHIARVAGEMLELSPREWELLELLMTHHGRVITKEQITQAWSGGAGDPAASANNAVEVYIHRLRRKLEGAQVAIRTVRGLGYLLEAEPAGA; this is encoded by the coding sequence ATGAACCTTCTGCTTGCCGAGGACGACGCCCTGCTGGCCGACGCACTGTGCGCTCAGATGCGCGCCTGCGGCTTCAGCGTGGAGCATGCCCCCAACGGGGCCGTGGCCCAGTACCTGCTGGCCAAGCAGAGTTTTGATCTGGTGGTGCTGGACCTGGGCCTGCCCCTGGTGGACGGGCTCACCGTGCTCAAGCAGCTGCGTGAGACCAATGCCAGCCTGCCGGTGCTCATCCTTACCGCGCTGGACAGCCTGGATGACCGCGTGGCCGGCCTCAATGCCGGAGCCGATGACTACCTGGGCAAGCCCTTCGACTTCCCTGAGCTGGAGGCGCGCATGCGCGCCCTGCTGCGCCGAAGCCGCGCCCAGAAGACCAGCGACGAGCTGGGCCGCCTGAGCCTGCAGCGGGAGACCCACATCGCCCGCGTCGCGGGCGAGATGCTGGAACTCAGCCCGCGCGAGTGGGAGCTGCTGGAGCTGCTGATGACACACCACGGCCGCGTCATCACCAAGGAGCAGATCACCCAGGCCTGGAGCGGCGGGGCCGGCGATCCGGCGGCCAGCGCCAACAATGCGGTGGAGGTCTATATCCACCGCCTGCGCCGCAAGCTGGAGGGTGCCCAGGTGGCCATCCGCACCGTGCGGGGCCTGGGCTATCTGCTGGAAGCCGAGCCCGCGGGCGCCTGA